Genomic segment of Arachis hypogaea cultivar Tifrunner chromosome 16, arahy.Tifrunner.gnm2.J5K5, whole genome shotgun sequence:
atgaagaagaagaagcagcagaagatgaggaggaagaagaggaagagttctgaattatacaGAACTCATCAGAATAAAAAttcacccaaatatcttcgtttttaCTCCCAAATTTGCTGCAGATATAGAAATGAATTatgttacgtgtacactaaaatcagccacaaaAGTAAGCAAGGGCTGCAAAATACACTACAGAAGAGCTGCAAAATACACTCAAAATACATCATATTAAAGCAAGCATAAACTATAGAATGCAAATACAACTAtaaaatcatcataaaaaatcacaaaaaccagattcatgaatcataactaaacagaaactaaaacaattcaactaaaagaataagACAGTTAACCCTCCATCAGATGAAAAGTCataaactataaatacacccaaacttttataaaaatacacccaaatattcctTATCTACACCCGAACGTCTGATATAAAATGGATAAGATTATATTAATTCTAATCAGAACTAGTACATTAGGTTCAATTCAAACAAAGAATAATTAACATCAAATTTCACAAGCAAGGGTTCATCTGACAATCTGAAGTTGAattatccattatcttcaaaaacgatttcagagcttaatgtaaaaaaacaatgaaaatcgagaataacgaaaaaagagaacagagaaagaaaaacacgtaaataaaaaaggagaaagagaagacaagaaatttgaaaaaggaaacggaatcctttcaaaaattaaaaatctgttAGAGGCACGTGAAACATATGTGCATAACAAACGCATTTGAGCGTAATATCAATTAgagaacttgtaagacttgtatagCAAAATTACTTGTATGTAGAGATTAGTCCCTCGttttattgttatgattaataaTTCGATCCCTTCTATCAAAAGAAATGAATATTAATTCAGTTCATGCACCTATCTACTTAATGAGTTTGAAGTACAATAATACTTCCCTTCCCTTCGCATCGtggctaaaatttttatatatgaataattttaatgtgaaatacaaaaatatttgatgattttggtgttCTACAGGGTTGTGGTAGTAGCacaaaacgtcactgacgttttgcaataaattttttttttaatcatcaaaGAACAAAACTTCACtgacgttttgtaataaaaaatattattttaattattaaaacagaaaacgtcactgacgttttgttagaaaaatattattttaattgaagaAACACAAAACGTCATTAACGTTTTGTAAATGGCCATAGTTGTGTTTAACACACAATTTGGTTCATGACGAAGGATTTCACCTCTAGTGatacaatattaaaaagaaaaagttctcGCATCGTACACATAACACAATGTACTTCGTGGTTAGGCCAAGATGGAAGCTATAGTAACTTAGTCAGACATAGTCCCAAACTGAATAAAGGATATAGAAAAATTGTATTAGTTCATTCCCATCAATATAATGAAAAACTTTCAAGTGCACTGATGTTtcagtatttttaaaattataaaaatatatataatatttataattaaaatcatcgattaaaatttattgaaatactAATATATCGATATATTTAAAAGCTTTTTCAATATATTAATCAATAAAACACTAAAAAGtaaattatttgttaattattaatcAATACTATATATATGTCTATATCTAGATTCATTTTGAACTCAGATACATtgatttagaatatatattttttttaaaaagttcaaATAAAATCTCATTGTAAATTTGAGAGAGTTGtcgagattcattgtatatttgtATCTGACAAATTAAAggaaggtttaattattttgttagttattataattttattgaatttttagttatgtttttatatttttttaattgagtctctatgttatattttattttataattaaatttttgatgTGATAAAAATGTtggaattaatagaatattttattaaacaaaatgAATATACCTAATATTTAACTGAATATTTAGTATAGTTTAACAGaatatttcattaattttaatatttttattataataaagatttaactacaaaatttgatatggtacagaaatttaattaaaaaaatatataaaaacttaattaaaatttaataaaattataaacactaacaaaataattaagtcttaaaaaaaagtaatttaaaaattatagataaatataaaatgatAGAATTAGCTAAAGGAGTAAAATTAAAGCAATGATTGCCAATGAAATTTGAATTCCAAATTCCTTATTTATTGGATCACATCAATTTTTTTTGGTAGTATCTCATAGGCTACAAAAAAATAGATCAATGATTAATTCATAATAGATTCgagttatatttaataatttattattagctaataaattattatattcataAACTCACCTTCAAACTTTTAAcatttaaactaataaactaaTTACTAGAGAAACCTAAAATATTGGATTACATCAACTTTATTGATAAAAAAGATAGAAGGCCCAATTTAGTTAAGATCCATATCCACTATTCAAGTACATGTATCTTGCAAACCTTATCTGCTCCCTGCCTCCCTTGCAATATTATAACCGTCTAAATTAGATGACATGAAAAATGCAACCATGTCCATGACGTATATATCAAGGAAAAGTATACAACACTAATAATATTTGGAATAAGCATAAGAtattagatattttataaaatcagtaatttatgtatttttaattattgctaataaattctttgatttaatttaaaaacttttaattcTTGAATCATAAATTCAGATGAAATTAAAATGTGTTTGTTTGTTATTGAGTAATCAGAATTGGAGACTCAAACTTTATAAAATTTATGAACAGTCATGTTCTTTCCATTAAAGAACAGACCAACtaccaatataattaattaataattacaacaccacccaaactaatttctatattaacaaattagaccacaattagaataaaaaattataacataagaaactaatttttaattactatGAACTATGAAGTGGGTTGGAAACTTGGAATGACACATAACATAAGGGGAGCGTTTTTTCTACACtgaataaaaatagtatatattatatattatatataatgaacaaGCTAAGACTATCATTTTATTCTTGCTTAGCTAGGTACatatatatatcatcaaatatcCATCAATGTAAACATGGCCTAAACAGTTTAATTAAAGAGGGGCACTTGACTGAAATTTCAAAGTTAGCTAGCAGGCTAAACTCGAAATGGAAGTAGTCTTGAGATTTGAGACACTGCCATCATCAATTAAGATTTAAGACCCAACAAATGCCAAATGTACACTGCACATACATGGGATTTTCTAGCCAAACGATATCAATATTtaggggtgtccgcggatcggatcggattggatttggccgaaaattcgatccgatccgcacaattttcatcggatcggatcggatatgatattCGCATTTTTTAGTGCcggatcggattggatatcggatatatccgcataattaaaccttctctttttaatcatatttctatataaaaaaattcaataaaaatatttccttcatacttttaaacttatttattcctaaaatatttttaatcaaactctctctaaataacaaaaataaaataatacaatatatgaataataattactaactaaaacatacaatatatatatatatatatatatatatatatatatatatatttaattattatagtgcggatctgcggatccgcggatcggatacgcggatgtagagcagatatccgcgatccgatccgcaaagagCGGATCATATCCGCAATGTTCGGATCGAATGCGGATATTTACCGCAGATCtacggatacgatccgatccatggacacccctatCAATATTTTCAGTATAGACAATTAGGCTTAGGCACAATGAAAAATTACTTTACATATTTTTGGTAGGACCTTTACATATGTGGATCAAATTTGTGTCAAGGAATTAATCTCCTTCAAGAACATCAAACGTATATAAGTATTCCACCTAACTAGCTTCAATTtctctacaaaaaataacttagaaagcatacaagaaattaattaataagatcacTATAAACCTAGCTAGTATTTTGTGTTTATGTATATATAGAAGAAGAAATTCAATGTCTTAAACCATCTATGAGGTCCAAAACATGTGAATTCTGGTGGTGAAATCCAAATAAGCCCTTATTAAGAGGTGAACTCCCAACACTCTTGCTATAATGCAAGAAACCACTGTTTGCATATTCCTTCTTGTTGGTCAATGCAAGGTTCTCACTCTTGCTAACTCCAGGGATCCTTGTCCTTGCAATTACCTCTTCCAACAAACTCTTATCTTCTTGTGAAAGTTGTTGATGAGTTCCTATGTTGTTCCTATCCCTCTCCAAGGTTGTTATGAATTGCAACATCTTTGACTGAAAGTCAAGACCCTTCTGAGGACTGTTACTTTTGCCTTGCTTAGGCTTGATGCCATTATTACTACCACTATGATGTCTATATCTTACAAATGTAACCAAATGGTTGAGACATGTCAACAATTCAATTATGTAAGAATCTATCTTATGCCTCTCAGCATAATATAATGTTTGGAGGCGAATTAGATTACTCTCCTTGGCTGTGCTGTCACCAAACTCATTATTATTcctgaataaataaataagaatataattttattatcatatatgaatgaatgaatgaatataaAGAGGGAAGGTTCATCATGTTTGTAACTAACCCTCCATTTGCCCATTCACCAACCCATCCAAACCCTTGGTGTGCTCTGCCAGATACATGAATATGACATAATTATTTTaagaagataaaagaaaaaaaaaattaagatatgaTGCAGGGATATTAGGCTACGTTTGTTTACAAAGACAGGATATTGAGACAGGGACActgagacacaaaatcgtgtttggtagaggagacatggacagagacaatgtgtcaagagacactgaattagtgtattttgtgtccatcctgacaggaaggatacggagacactaacaagagacacaacttattttttattttttcttttattattcttattaatttttcataattatattttttattgttatattttcatctcaaattttttgaataaaaaaaatgagaataaattaaattttcataatttgttctagtttatcaccaaacacaatacaaaaacacaaaattttatgtCTCTATCCATTAGTATCTTATCCTGTCTCAATGTTTTGTCCTGTCCTGTTCTCGTAAACAAACGTAGCCTTAGTTATTTGAATCATTGCATTCTCTATGTCTTACTTGGTCGTATTTGTAGCAATTGGGGTTAGCCATTGGAGAGTCTTGTCCATCTCAGCTTTGACCTGAGTCATGGAAAGCTACACAAAAATTTTCCACTTAGCATATTccattaagaaaaaataatattccaGTCTTCAtggagtaattaattaattaaacaccAAGATTGAATATCATACCTCTTTAGTGATATCCATATTTTGCAACCTAGATTGAAGGATACTCTTAATACTATTGGGCAATCCATGATATAATGTGTCCCTCATATTTGGAGGAAATGCTGATGGCCGAGATGCCTAACACAAATTTAGAAACAAATGTAATTTTATAAGCCAAAGTGGTTAATAATAAGATATATTAATTAGCATATGATACAAACTTACCATCATATTTATCTGATTGATAATGTTAGCATAGTGCAATGCAAGACCAGCTTCACCTAGTCTTTGAGAACCATTGCTGGTAAACTTGACAACAGTTGCACCTGctataaattcaaattttcataaaattttacaAGATTAATAATCAGAACCACAAACTTTAGTTTTTAAACTTTTCTCTTATTAGATAGTTTAAAGGTTATTGCATATTAGTTGTCTTTGTAAGCCTATGTAAGATTTATTTACatgttttttatttatcatttggtaagattttaattttatacttctTTCTAagactattttattttctgactATCATCATTCTCAATATGGTATCAAAGTATTTTATGAGTTAAGATTTAGAAATTCATGTGAAGATCCCATACCATCATTTCCAAGGAACTTAGAAATTGATCGATGCATATAGGTAATAATATCTACAAGCTTTTCAACTACCTGAAAATGCACAAGCCCAAACAGAACATAAGTCCACTGTTGTAGAATTTGCATAAGGGAAATGATGGTGAACTTCACAATGAcacattcttcaaattctttataATTTCAAGCTAAATATtgaattcataataataataaggttaaATTACACTGTTGGTCCCTACACTTTCAGTGAAATTGCAAATTGGTCCAtacactttaaaagtttataattgggtccctaaagagaattaaaatttgcaatttagTCCCCGTCgttcaaaaagtgtttgatttaacagaatattctcagcatattctctattttaacagaatattctcggTATAttctgagaatattctgttaaatcaacacTTTTTGACCCGCGgggactaaattacaaattttaattctctttagagacccaattacaaacttttaaagtgtagggaCCAATTTGTAATTTCACTGAAAGTATAGGGACTAACGGTGTAATTTAACCTAATAATAATTTACCTCCTCCAAATTTCTGGACCAGAGAGATTTCCTTTGCAAGTTCTTCACAATCTTTCTTTGATGCTTTAGCTCACTCTGAATAATTGTGAGACTCTCCCCTATAATTGTGGTCCAAAAATAGTTAATTATGAAACTACAAACAACTATTTGATTATTTCAACTGAGATATATATAAGACAATAGTTTATATTGCTACTTGATAAATATATACTAAAGTAAAATCATTGAAGGTAAAATCACAGTAAAAAGTTTCTAACCTTTTAAAGGAAGATTTAAGGACTCCATCTCCTTAACCTTTTCTTGATAATCTTGTTTAAAACGGTCATAAGCACTTAACTCATGGTACAATTCCTGCACCGAAAGAAGAACATATTGTTATTTCAAGTAAAACCAGatacaataaaatgaaaaaaaaaatttaatggatGCATCATGCATGTGCTTTATTCattgaaacaaaacaaaattaaattaaaattagaattttcttACAGCAGTATTGTGACCTAGTGTGATCAACTCCTGCATTGTCTTTTCTGCCTCTAGCTTAAGGTCTTTATTGCTCAAGACATCCACACCTAATCTGAAGTTATTTCATAACATGAAAATAGTaactaaaaaaacaaaagaaaaagaaagttcaAGCTGAATTTCTTTGTAGTCATCTAAGATTGAGTTAGCATAATCTTGACACATAAAAGTGAGAAAATAAACTCACCTTGAGAAAAATCTATCAAGGTTATGCCACTGATGTTCTTTGCACATATTTCCAAATCTAACTACTTCCTTGGAGAAGGCATTGAATTCTTCCCTACAAATTCCCCACAAAAGGATTCAGATACAAAGAACATTAGGAGGAGGGAGAAAagcaataaataattaaaagcaAAATGCAAGAACCTTTtgtcagcctcaacaagacttAGTAACTCTGTTGTATCAGTAGAAACCAATTTTTGAACTCCTTCTGATTGAAAGATCTCTTTTTTAAGGAACTGAATGTTTTCTTCAGAGAGTGAATGAAACAGAATTGCTCCTTTGTTTATTGTGTTGGCTACTTCAAAGGCCAATATACATATTTTGTGCCCTCTATTAAGATTCATGCCAGAGATAAATCCATCACTTGTGCTCAGCTTTGGTATGCTGCTTCCAAGTGTGTCCAGAACTTCCACCGCCCTCTCCCCGGCTCGGCCGAGCAAGGAGCCACGTTGCGAGCCCTGCCAAAATCGGACACAACTTCATACATATTTTCATTCAGATAAGCACTTGGGCAACCAAATTCTACCAAAGAACTCTGCAGTGAGGATATTTGTTTGGTATAAAACTTTTCAAGTGCTTTCTTCAGGATACTTATTGATGGTGTTATTATTACTTATTAACATCAATGATTAAGCAgaaaagaaatcatgaaaaattTGGGTGACATAACTTTGAGTCAAAACCAAGAATGAAAAAAATACATGATTGTATCTAATCATTAACTTTGCTGAGTTTTCAACTTGAATTTGATATAACATCTTATGTTCCTAAATGTCTCAAAATCTTAAGAAGCAACGAATTGTTGGTGCAAGTAAACATACCTGTTTTGCACGTGATGCAGTAGGATTATTCGATTTCTTGAACTCAGTTGAAAACCGAGTctctttgttcttttgttttgtaACACCATGAATAGTCCTTGAATATACATTATTCCTGTTAGCAACGATCTTGTTTTTGTTCCGAAGCTTCCAAGCACACCTTATAGTCTTCTCTCCATTAACAACCtctgcattcttcttcttcttcttctcctcagcCATGCCCGATGAACAAACCGACCCCATTATTGTTAGTTCTGATATGAAGAAACGTTCAACAAGattgattgagagtaatagaccCTGCAAATTTGAGCTATGACTTAGGAAAGTAAAcacaaatataaaagaaaaaaagattctCTATCTAACTGAAATTTGTCCTTGTCTAAGCAATGTCATATTGACAAGATTTTATTTATACATAGCTTTATTAATTGTAACATGTTTACAAAGAAAGAAGGGTAAACTACACAGAAATTCATGAAATTAGACAATATTATATCGATTTATTTTAAATGCCATTTGTTCCTCTAAACTTTGACtttctctattcttttaatttgaCTTCTGAAATCATCaaataatacaaatatatataatatatatcattacctcttaatgaaaaaaatattattataataaacgtGCATGTGTAATATATGTTGAGGAGTTAATGTAATTAGTAATTAGAACAAAGTTAGTATACAATAATAATGACAGCAAACCGTACGGTAGGTGGAATACATAAAGTGTGGTGAATGGAAGGCCAATACCTCCGagctatgaagcacggacacttcgctGAGTTATAGCGTCCGCGTGTCAGACACATTTCGGAtacgacactcaccgacactcaTTCGACACACGTGTCTactgtgtccaaccgtgtcttaataaaaaataaaaaatttttctctGGACACTTCTGTATACACCTAAATACAATCACGTGTccgcgtgtccagtcttattcttaaaatatatttttaaaataaatttagatatagtatatattattatttattaaaacaaaaaatattttaaatacttgatataattaaaataagatattaaaaataattaaaaattttaatttatattttaatatcaataaaatatcaaaatatcatcataatttatctaaaaaatactttatattttatatatatacgtgTCCGTATACTGTTTACGTGTACGTGCCTCATAACCTACAAGAGATTAAGAGAATACGCAATTCCAAAATGGAAGCTGAGAAGTAGAATTTGTAATGAAGTAGCTGGGAAAGTACGACTATTGTGTGTGCCTTTGACTGAAATATGAAATTGGAATGATGGGTACGTTAATCATATTCATATGTTTATGTTAGAATTTAATGTAAGGAATTATATaccaaaaagtttttttttttcttttttctttttataagaaAGACGCGTTTGTGGACTTGCAAGAATTGGGATTAGGAAATTTCGTGGCATCAAGTGTGAGTGTGATATAATTGACGAGAGATATGTACAGACAAAGCTCCTTTATTTACCTCATGCATGTGCTTTAATTTGCTCCTATATAtactataataataaataactttGTTATATCTTGTATGAATTTTAGGGAGGCATGAATGGATGATGTTAGATTCTAAAAGAAAAAGTTTATAGTGCGCacacttttattaaattttgatcagtatttaattaataaaaaataataatttcatactattagatataattttatattattaaaaatattaataataattaattaataactacaaatcacaaaatttaatatttttttaatatttcttatATCAAAATATGTGTGCTTGATCTTCACATGATGACATGTTATTATCTTGTGTATTATTACTAAAcatattataaaatttgtatatttttatatttatgtatttttgtgtatttatatatgtgtttatgtATCTTAAAGACACTAACTAAACCAACCTAAGTAATATTAATATGTAAACTCATTGTCATAGTTGTATTATCATTTTCTTttacaaaataaataagaaaaaatttcGCTCCCCTCCGCGTGACTCTGTGAGATACTAAAATGACACTCtcctcccctctattttataaatgtatatttttctcccttctaattttaaaaaaatctcctctttaatccattttaaattttttgtgttaactaatattaattttatccattttttaaggaaaataaattatttttaaaaaaaatacccattagcaaaaattttattttttatcattaaatttttcttatcaaaataccctttaataaattatttttttattgattaaattgtatttttaccaaaatacttttaaaaaattaataattaaattatttttttctaagatacctacccttcaataattttttaattattaaattttaattttaccaaaatttttgttaacaattatttttatattttactattaattttttgatattaatatttattattttaacattaaataaaaaaatcttaccactgttaatatgtataacaattaatatatattgatattgaaaaataatcttattaaaaatttttatttaatattaaaataatatatatatatcgaaaaattaatagtaaaatataaaaaattgttaacaaaaattttggtaaaattataatttaataattaaaaaattattgaagggtattttagaaaaaaaatataattattaattttttaaaaaatacaatttaatcaataaaagaataatttattaaaggatattttagtatacaaaatttaatgataaaaaaaaatttgttaagggatattttttaaaaaaatattttttttaaaatgaataaagttaacattagttaacacaaaaaatttaaaatggattaaagaagaggttttttaaaagttagaagggaggagaatgtacatttataaaataaaagagaaggaagtatcattttaacatctcatagaagaggaaagaagtaaaattttctcttatttcttttgtAAAAGAAAATGATAATACAACTATGAGAATGAGTTTACATATTAATATCACTTAGGCTGGTTTAGTTAGTATTTTTTGAGATACATAAAcacatacataaatacataaagatatataaatataaaaatacacaaattttatAATGTGTTTGGTAATAATACACattacacaatatatatatatatatatatatatatatatatataaactaaatgttaattttattttctgtatcTTATGTATTGTTTTTTATgtattgataatttaaaaaataattaagaataaaaagattaaattttgtgTCCTATACTTTGTATctcagttttaaaaaaaaatactaaataaatatattttatgtaaATCTACATATACCAACGTATCTATCTAAATCTATGTGTAAACTAACAAACAACAGGCATATATCACCGTATTTAATAATTAATGTCCATATCTCAAGAAACAAACAAAGCCTT
This window contains:
- the LOC112758204 gene encoding protein PSK SIMULATOR 2 isoform X2, which produces MGSVCSSGMAEEKKKKKNAEVVNGEKTIRCAWKLRNKNKIVANRNNVYSRTIHGVTKQKNKETRFSTEFKKSNNPTASRAKQGSQRGSLLGRAGERAVEVLDTLGSSIPKLSTSDGFISGMNLNRGHKICILAFEVANTINKGAILFHSLSEENIQFLKKEIFQSEGVQKLVSTDTTELLSLVEADKREEFNAFSKEVVRFGNMCKEHQWHNLDRFFSRLGVDVLSNKDLKLEAEKTMQELITLGHNTAELYHELSAYDRFKQDYQEKVKEMESLNLPLKGESLTIIQSELKHQRKIVKNLQRKSLWSRNLEEVVEKLVDIITYMHRSISKFLGNDAGATVVKFTSNGSQRLGEAGLALHYANIINQINMMASRPSAFPPNMRDTLYHGLPNSIKSILQSRLQNMDITKELSMTQVKAEMDKTLQWLTPIATNTTKAHQGFGWVGEWANGGNNNEFGDSTAKESNLIRLQTLYYAERHKIDSYIIELLTCLNHLVTFVRYRHHSGSNNGIKPKQGKSNSPQKGLDFQSKMLQFITTLERDRNNIGTHQQLSQEDKSLLEEVIARTRIPGVSKSENLALTNKKEYANSGFLHYSKSVGSSPLNKGLFGFHHQNSHVLDLIDGLRH
- the LOC112758204 gene encoding protein PSK SIMULATOR 2 isoform X1 produces the protein MGSVCSSGMAEEKKKKKNAEVVNGEKTIRCAWKLRNKNKIVANRNNVYSRTIHGVTKQKNKETRFSTEFKKSNNPTASRAKQGSQRGSLLGRAGERAVEVLDTLGSSIPKLSTSDGFISGMNLNRGHKICILAFEVANTINKGAILFHSLSEENIQFLKKEIFQSEGVQKLVSTDTTELLSLVEADKREEFNAFSKEVVRFGNMCKEHQWHNLDRFFSRLGVDVLSNKDLKLEAEKTMQELITLGHNTAELYHELSAYDRFKQDYQEKVKEMESLNLPLKGESLTIIQSELKHQRKIVKNLQRKSLWSRNLEEVVEKLVDIITYMHRSISKFLGNDGATVVKFTSNGSQRLGEAGLALHYANIINQINMMASRPSAFPPNMRDTLYHGLPNSIKSILQSRLQNMDITKELSMTQVKAEMDKTLQWLTPIATNTTKAHQGFGWVGEWANGGNNNEFGDSTAKESNLIRLQTLYYAERHKIDSYIIELLTCLNHLVTFVRYRHHSGSNNGIKPKQGKSNSPQKGLDFQSKMLQFITTLERDRNNIGTHQQLSQEDKSLLEEVIARTRIPGVSKSENLALTNKKEYANSGFLHYSKSVGSSPLNKGLFGFHHQNSHVLDLIDGLRH